One Bacteroidota bacterium genomic window, ATCCGGAAAGAGATGGAAGAAGGGAAGTTTGCGCCCGGCGGCGGCCGGCGCTTCGAGGGGGAGGATATCCACATGGCGATCGAGAGCCGCCTCATTGAGAAGACCGGCGCGACCGGCGGAAAGCTTCACACCGCCCGAAGCCGCAACGACCAGATCGCCCTTGATGAACGCCTCTTCCTCCGCTCGGCAATCGACTCGACGAACCGGCTGATCTCCCGCCTGCAACAAGGTCTCCTCCGCAAGGCGGTGAAACACCAGGATCTCGTCGTTCCGGGCTACACCCACCTGCAGCACGCCCAGCCCATTCTGTTTTCGCACCAGCTGCTCTGCTACATTTCGATGCTCGACCGCGACCGGGAACGCTTCACCGATTGCCTGAAACGCGTCAGCCGTTCGCCCCTCGGCGCGGGCGCCCTCGCCGGGACTTCGTTTCCGATCGACCGTTCCCATGCCGCGCGGATCCTCGGCTTCCCCGGCCTTGTGCTCAACAGCATCGACGCGGTGAGCGACCGGGACGTGCAGATCGAGTTCCTGGCCTGTTGCGCGATCACGATGATGCATCTCAGCAGGTTCGCCGAGGAGCTCGTCCTCTGGAGTTCCCCCGAATGGGACTTCGTCGAATGGGGGGATGCCTTCGCCACGGGAAGCAGCATTATGCCCCAGAAGAAAAACCCCGACATGGCCGAGCTGGTCCGGGGAAAGACGGGCAGGGTCTACGGCGATCTGCTCGCCCTGTTGACGATCATGAAGGGACTGCCGCTGGCCTACAACCGCGACATGCAGGAAGACAAGGAACCTCTCTTCGACGCGGCGGACACCGTCTCCGCGTGCCTCGGCATTCTCGCATCGTTGCTCGGCGACGTGAAGTTCAGGACGAAGCGCCCAGCGGCGGACTCGCAGGCGGACCAGATGCTCGCGACGGAGCTCGCGGATTACCTTGTCCGCAAGGGATTGCCATTTCGCAAAGCGCATTCGATTGTCGGTTCGATCGTTCGCACCAGCCAGGCGAAGAACCGCGCACTGAAGGACATCGAATTGAAGGAGTACCGCCGGTTTTCGCGTCTCTTCGGGAAGGACCTGTACCGCTACCTCGATCCCCGGACATCCCTCCGAAACAAGAAATCCTCCGGTTCCACATCCCCGGGCGAGGTGAGGAAGGCGCTCCGTTTCTGGGGCAAAAAACTGACCGCGAGGCATCGGTAGCCGCAAGCTTCAGCTTGCGGAAGCCCGCGGCTACCTCGTCTTGTCATCCTGAGCGAAGCGAAGGATCTCGCAGATCGGAAATACGAGATCCTTCGGTCGCTACGCTCCCTCAGGATGACATGGTCGGTGAAATTGAGACACCACCAACCCCCTACTTGACACGAAGGTTTCCCTTTTTTATATTACTTCCGCTTTCCACCAATCATACACCGTATCATCTACCATCAAGGAGGAGTTCCGATGCAGAGGCTCACAGGCGGTCTTGCGGTTCTCATAGTGCTCGTTGTAGCGGTCGCCGTACAGATCCACGCTCAAACCCCGGCGGTCAAAGCCCAATCGTCGCTGGCCGAGAGGGGAAAATATCTCGTGACAATTTGCCTCTGCAACGATTGCCACTCCCCGAAAGCATTCACTCCGAAAGGACCGATCATTGACACCTCCAGGCTTTTATCCGGCCATCCCGCCGACGCTCCCATGCCGACCGTATCGGCAGATAGCGTCATCGGAGTGACGCCCGATCGATGGGGAGCCGTCGGTAACGCTCATTTCACCGCATGGAGAGGCCCGTGGGGGACTTCGTTTACGATGAACCTGACTCCCGATACAGCGACGGGGCTTGGAAGCTGGACTGAAGCCATGTTCATAAAGGCTCTGCGCACCGGCAAGCATATGGGGAAGGGGCGCGATATTCTCCCTCCCATGCCGTGGGAATTCGTCGGAAAGATGACCGACCGCGACCTTAAATCGGTGTTTGCCTATTTGAAGACGCTCAAACCGGTGTCGAACGCCATACCTGATCCGATCCCGCCGCCCGGAACCACGAAGAAGTAATGCGTTCGGAATCGTCTCGGATGAGAATGCGAAATGATACGCGGGCGGCGCTCCTCAGATCTTTCCTGAAGTCTGCCGCCCTCTTCCTGATTCTGGTCTTCGGACCGGGAGCAGGTGTCCGGCTGATCTGCCAGGCAGCCTACACCCCTGTCCTGGTGCATGATGGGGGGACGATCACCGGAAAGGTGAGGCTCGAAGGGAGCTCGACAAAATCCGATCAGATGATGTGTACACAGGATAACAGGTCGTGCGGGAAGTCGAAGCATTCACCGCGGCTCTGCATCGGGAAGGATCGAGGTCTTGCGGATGCGATTATCTACCTGCATGGTATTTCCAAAGGCAAGAAATTTCAGGATGATCAACCATGCTTGATCGACCAGCATAATTGCGAATATCATCCTCACACCCTGATTGTCCCGGTCGGCAGCTCTCTCCGGATAGTCAATAACGACCCGATTCTTCACAACGTTCACTCGTACGAAGCAGCGAAGGAGCCGAAGACGGTGTTTAACATCGCGCAACCGATCAAAGGCGTGAAGTCCTCCACGCGGCCCCTCACGAAGCCCGGAATCATTAATCTCACCTGCGATGCCGGCCATCCCTGGATGTCAGGAACCATCATGGTGGCGGAGCACCCCTACTACGCAATAACGGACAAGGACGGCAACTTTTCGCTTGCGGATGTTCCCCCGGGGTCGTACACTCTCCGGATGTGGCATGAGGGAATTACGATCGTGAATAAGGAACTGGAACACGAGAAAGTCAAGAAGTATGAATTCGAACAGCCGTATGAGGAGAGCAGGCAGGTGACGGTGGAGCCCCAGTCAACAGTGACGGCGAATTTCGAGCTTAAGCTGAGATAGGAACCCGATTCTCCGGAAGGAGAGGGGAATTTCGCTGGTGTCTCATTTTGTCATCCTGAGCGAAGCGAAGGATCTCGCAGATCGGAACCACGAGATCCTTCGGTCGCTATGCTCCCTCAGGATGACATGTTCGGTGAAGCTGAAGCTTGCGGCTACCCCTACCTCACCAGCATCATCTTCCCGACGCGAACGAATCTCTCCCCGTCCCTGTCGTCCGCGGAGAGGCGATAGAGATACACTCCCGACGGGAACGTTGAGGCGTCAAAACCCGCCTGCCGGTATCCCGCTTCCATCGGCCGCTGATCGATAAGGGTGGCCACTTTTTCGCCGAGCAGATTGTAGACCAAAAGCGTCACAACCGACCGGTGGGGAAGGTCGAATCGAATCGTCGTCGTTGGATTGAACGGATTCGGATAATTCTGACGCAACGCGTACTCCGCCGGTATTCCCGACAAGCCCCCCGAGACCCCCGTCACCGTGTCCGACGTCCGGAACGTGAATGTTCCCGTCGAGGCGACCGTGTCGAACCCGTCCGTCGCGCTCACGCTCCACGAATAGGAGGAGTGGGGAGTCAGAAGGCTCATGAGCCCCTCCACAGAAACGGCCGTATCTCCCCTCACCGTTACAGAATCCCCTAAAGGGGTTCCGGGCAGGTGCAGGATATAGGTCACGGTATCGAAGGCATCGAGGTCGGCGGAGGGATGCCAGGTAAAGGTCACAGGATGCGTGATCGTCGTCAGGCGGACCGTGTCACCGTCTGCCGGGGTCGCGAGGCTGAAGTTTCCCGGAACATGGTTCAGGATGGTGAACGCGACGGATTCCGACGTGCCGCCCCCCGGGCCGCTGTTCGTGACCGAGAAGTTCCTTGGTCCCGGAGTTGCCGACGGTCCGATCGTGAGGTTCGCAATGAGCGTATCGGGGGAGGGGACGATGAGCGTGTTGACGGTGATGCCCCCGCCCAGATTAAGCGAGGTGATCCCGGAATAGAAATTTGAACCGGCGAACACGAAATCAAGGGTTTGCCCTCTGTACGAGGAGGAGACCGGCCCGACAGAGGTCAGATGAGGCGCCGGGTATCCGAAGACCGCCTGGATGGTGTGGTTCTTCTTCACATTGGTAAACGCATAGTTCGCCTGCGGCCCCACCGAGACCGAATCGACCACGAGATCGATCCTCAGGAATCCCGGATCGGGCGTGATCGTGAAGCTCGTGTCCGTTCCGTAAAGGACGCGGACCGGCCCCGACGGCGTGATTGTCCCGTGCGTATTGGAGGTCGCAAAGATCGTGTCGTGTTTCAGAATCCCAAACGCGAAATCGCTGAACGAAGTCACGCCGGTGACCTGCGTGCTCGTTGCCGTCCGCACACCCACGGTCGCAAATGACCACACCGACGTGTCGAGCTTCTGCGCGATGAAGAGACTGGGATCCGCTCCCGGATCGACATCGGACGGAGCATAATTGAACGTCGCATCGCACGCCGAGAAGACGATCCCGCCGTTCGTCAGCGACCAGGAGCGATTGACATCCAGATTCGCATCGACCGCGGAGGAGGAGATGCCCGGATGGTCGCCGGGGGCGTCTCCCGCAGTGAGGTTTCCCGCAGAAGTGACGCTCGCGAACGATACCGCGACCGGCGCGTAGACGTTCGCATCGCCGATCTCGAACAGCGCGGAGGTGGGCCCTGCGGCGATATACTTCTGGAGGTTGCCCACCACCTGGCCGCTCGCTCTCGACACGCTTCCGGTCTGGCTGATGATGACCTTGTTCGCTCCGGTCACGATATTTCCGGAGGTGAAGGTGAGAAGACCGTCCACGGTGAAGCTGGTCCCGGCAGTGCATGAGCCCGACGGTTTGTTCATCGTCATGTTGTTGAAGTGGCCCGTCGAGCCGATCGTTTGACCCAACGTTCCGTTGAACTGAATCGTTGTGCCGGAGTTGGCAAAGGTTCCGCCGGTCATGCTCCAGTTCCCTCCGACGAGATGCGTGAGCGCTCCTCCGGTAAATGTCCCGCCCGAGATCGAAATGCCGCCGGCGACGGTGAGCGCGCCGTCCGGGGTTCTCGTGCCGGTGTTCGACATGGCGAGGTTACCATACACCGGAGAAGAAAGAATTGTTTGAGACCCCGTTCCGTCGTAGAGCACGGTGCTTGCGGTGTCGAGCAGGTACTGGTCGAAGGTTGGAAGGGTATTCGATCCGCCGACGGCGAGCGTCGCTCCCGCGTTGACCGATAGCACCCCTCCAAGAACGTTTTGCGTCACGGCAAACGTGAGGAGATCCAACGTTCCGCCCGCTACCGTCAACCCGCTGACTCCCGTCAGGTTCGCCGCAAGCGCGGCCGTCGCGGAACTCTTGGCGACAGTCAGGATGTCGAATGGCACAGGCGTCGTGGTTCCTCCGATGGTGGAAGCCGAAGAACCCGTGAAGGTGACCTCAACCCCTGTCGCGTCGAATGTCCCGTTGTCCGCAAAATCCGCGGCGACGTTGAAGGGTGAGAACGCGGTAACTATCCCGGAGATCGTGAGTCCGTTGAAGGTCGTGTTCCCGTCCCCCGCCAGGGAAGAACCGGACCCGCTGTTCAGCGCGACGGTCGACGTCTGACCGTTGAAGGTGCCATTATCAGTCCAGTTTCCCGTCACGGTATGAGTAAGCGCCGGGCCCCCGTTCAGTGTCGCCCCCCCGCCGATAAGAAGATCCCCGGAGACGATCCAATTTGAGAGGGGCGTGACGCCGTTCGCGCTTGTGTTCGAGACGATGAGCGAGGAAAACGTCGGGGCCCCGCCGTTCACCGAGATGTCGCCGGTTCCGCCGATCTCCACGGCGCCCGAGCTGGAGAAGGATGTGCCGAGAAATGCGAGAGTGGCGGCGGCGGATGGGTTGTAGACGAGGATCCCGGTACTGCTTACGGCTCCGTTGTTGGTAAAGTTGGCCCCGAAGGTGTGCGTGAAGGCGCCGCCCGTAAACATTGCCCCGTTCGCCACGGTGAACGTGCCCGCGACGGTCCAGCCGAGATCCGGCGCGACCCCGGCGGTATTATTGATGTTGACTCCGGCGAGCGAAGGAGCCGCTATGTCGGAGAACGACGGCGCCACGGAGCCGTTGAAATTCACCATGCCGGAGTTGCTGAACCCGGAGTTGAGTCCGATCGACTGGGCTCCCGCGCCCTGGAACGTCACGTTGCCGCTTCCGGCGAATGTCCCGGCGTTGCCAAAGTCGCCCCAAAACGTGGTGGTAGTCGCTCCTGCCTGATAGGAACCAAGGACCTGCATCGCCCCGTTGACCGTCACGTCCCCCGATGCGGTGTAGGATCCGGTCACCGTCAGATTATTGAACGTCGTCTGGCCCGACAAGAGCTTTGAGGACCCTCCGAGCGTAACTGAACCTGTCGATGGAATAAACGTGCCGCTGTTTGTCCAGTTTCCGCCGATGGACGCCGCGAACGAATCCGCGGCGAACGTCGCTCCGGAGTTGATCAGCAGATCGCCGGAGACGGCCGTCGACCCCGCAAGGGTCTTGGCATTCGCTCCCCCGTTCGAGAGCGTGAGATTCCCGTACTGAACGGCGGCGACCGATTGGGTTGAAACTCCGTAGTATTCAACCGTGCTCGAACCGGCGATGCTGTAGACGGAGTAGTTGGAAGGGAACGCCGAAGAGCCTCCGATCCTCAGTGTCCCCGTCCCGGTAAGCGTGAACGTACCGCCTGCCACCGAGCGATTGGCCGTAAAGCCCTGCAGGTCAAGAATCCCCGCAAACACCGTGAGATCCCCGTTGACGGGAAGATTGTCCGATGGGAGGGCCATCCCGCCCGATTTGTTCACCACCAGGTTGTTGAACGTACTGGCTCCGATGGATTGCGAGCCGCCACCGTTGAACGCGACGGTCCCGGTTCCGGCGGTAAAAACTCCGGTCCGGATCCAATTACCCCCGACACTGATCGTCGAGGAGGTCGCATCCAGGGTGGTACCAGCGCTCACGGTCAGGTCCCCCGCCACGCTCAGCGAACCTCCGACGGAGAACGTCCCGGCGGTCGAAAGCGTCAGGTTTCCCGCGACGACGGCGGGCGTCGAGAGAACCGCTGTCCCCGCGGTCTTGTCGATGACCAGGTTGTTGTACGATATTCCTCCCCCGACATTCTGGGGGCGGACCCCCGTGTAGATCATCGTCCCCGACCCTGCTGAAAACGTTCCTCCGGAGTAATTGAAATCGCCCGCAAGGCTCAGGCTGCCGCTTCCGTTCCAGGAGATGGTGGCATCCCCCGACTGGGTGAGAAGGCCCGCGACGGTCACCGACCCCGATCCGATGTTCAGGTTGATCGAGTTCCCGTTCGAGCCGTCGCTCAGATTGATGATCCCTCCGGCGGTAAGTGTCTGGGATCCGACGTCGATCGAGTGGGCTGCCGGCGAGCTCCACTGCCCGGTTATATTCCCGTTCGATGCCAGTGAGCCGCCCCCTGCAATCGTAAGAGCCGTCTGCTGGGCGCTTTGGAACACGATGTTCTTCACGCTGGTCGCCGACGAGAGCGAGGGCTGGTTCACGAACGGGGCGTACCCGAACAGCACGATGGTGAAAGCCGAGGGCGGGAGCGTCGGCGTTCCCTGAACCGTAGTCCAGTTGGCGGAATCTTCCCATGCCGAGCTCACAGACCCGTTCCATGCGACGACGTTCTGATTGTCCGAAAGCGACCATCGACCGTCGATGGACGACAGGCCGCCCTGCTCCACCCAGTTGTTGACCGTATCATTCGCCGTCTTGCCCGAAATGACCCAGGCGCTCCCGTTGAAGGTCCACTCCTGCATCAGGGATTCAATGTTACCGTTGAGTTCGTCATCCTCGTAGTGAAGCCGGAGGGCCGCCTGATAACCTCCGCCGGAAGCGACTGTCACGTCATATTCACGGTTTATCGAACTGGCGTAAATGAAATCGGCGACGGCGACCTGAAGGACGGTGATGGTCACGGAGGTTACGCCCCCCGAGCCCGAGGCAAAGGTGACGGTGTTGTTCGGCCCTTCGAACGCATAGGAGAGTCCGTCCGAGAATGCCTGGGTCCGCGTGATCGTGCCGATAATGATGCCGTTCCCCGTCCTCGTCGAGGTGATGGTGACGCTGTTGGCGCCGGTGTGCATGGTCCCGCTCGTCATTCCCATCGTCCCCACGGTGACGGAGTTGTTCAGAACCACGAGATTCGCGGAGCTGCTTTTATTGATCGTCAACGCGTTAAAGGTCGTCGTCCCCGTGATCGATGCGTCGCGGGTTCCGACCAGTTGAACGGTGCTTGTATTCGCCGCGAACAAACCATGGTTGATCCAGTTCCCGGAGATCGAGTGGGTGAGAGTTCCGCCGTTGAACGTCGCGCCCGCGTTGATCGTCAGATTTCCGTTGACGCTCAGAGCTCCCCCGGCGGTTTTGACGCCGCCCGTTGAGAGGTTCAAATTGTTGTATGTGGTCGAGGCAATCGCCTGCGCGCCTGAGGCATTGTAATCAACCGTATTGGGCGTGGTCGATGTGGCGTCGAACACTCCGGCGGTCAGAGTCAGGCTCCCGGACACCCCGAGCGTGCAACCCGTCCCGAGTTGCAGTTTCGTCCCGTTCAACACGACATTGAAGAGGGCCGGCGTCCCCGAGACGGTAGACGTCCCCGAAAATGTCAGCGTCCCGGCGGAGGCGCTGAAGGTCCCCGCCAACGAGAGGTCGGATTTCATCGAAAAGCTGCGGGCCGTCGTGACGGATCCGGTCACGTTCAGGCCGAAGAACGTCAGCGTCCCGGCCCCTCCGATGGTCTTGGAGGAACCGCTCATGGTGATCGTGCCGCCGGTCGCTATAAAGGACCCGCTCGCCGTGAGATTGCCCCCCACGGTGAACGAAGCGGCCGACCCGATCGACCCCGACGCGGTGAAATCATTCAACGTGATTCCGGCTCCGGAAATCGATTTCGAAGCTCCGCTCATCGTAAGTGTTCCCCCGCCCGCCTGGGAAAAGGTGCCGGCTCCGCTGGTCAGGAAATTGCCGGTGACGGTCAGATTCGTGGCCGGGGCGCAGGAGATACCGGATCCGGTGACCGTCAGGTTGTTGAAATTCGTGACCCCCGCGCCGCCAATCGTCTTTGCCACGCCACTGAGAGTGAATGTGCTGGTGGCGCCCGTAAACGTGCCGTTGTTGGTCCAATTGCCCCCAAGCCGGTGCGAAAACGATCCCCCGTTGAACGTCGTCGAAGCTCCGATCGAGATGTCGCCGTTGACGGTGATCGCTCCCCCTGCGGTGAAGGAGAGAGACGGGCCGCTGCCGGCCGTGCTTGTCAGGTTTCCCGCAATCGTCATCGAACCCGCCGGAAATGTTTTTACCGCAGCGCCACCGCTTCCGCTGAGTGCCAGGTTGCCGTAGGTTTGAAGGGCGACGGCCTGATTGCCGCCGGAATAGATCACCGTGCTCGCAGCACCGATGCTGTAGGTGGAATAGAACGAGGGAAACGTGTTGGTCCCGCCGATCTTCAGCGTCGCTCCGTTTGCGACAACAAGGAATGCTCCCCCGCCGGAGCTGTTCGCCGTGAACGTGGAGAGGTCGAAGGTGCCCGACGCCACGGTCAGGTCCCCGCCGATGACCGTGAGACTCGTGTTCAATGTTTTGGTCAGCGCGCCGCTGATTCTCAGGTTGCCGTAGGTGGCGGGGTTGCTGACGGTTTGATTCACCGTCGTTGCCGCATAATCGACCGTGCTCGTATTCTTGAAATTCGAGCCGCCGCCGCTCATCGCGTAGTTTCCTGCAAATGTCGATGCCTTGACAAGCATGGTGCCGGAAGCATTCCCGAGGAAGTTTCCGGATCCGGAAATCGTAAATGTCGGCGACTCTCCCGGGTCGAGAATCCCGTTCACGTCGAGCTGGTGCGCGACGCTGATATTTGCGTTGAGCTTGAGCGTGCAGCCTGAATTGA contains:
- the argH gene encoding argininosuccinate lyase codes for the protein MALWNGRFKSRLDPRALRFSSSLGVDRRLFREDIEGSIAHVTMLARRKILTKKEASVIIRALGQIRKEMEEGKFAPGGGRRFEGEDIHMAIESRLIEKTGATGGKLHTARSRNDQIALDERLFLRSAIDSTNRLISRLQQGLLRKAVKHQDLVVPGYTHLQHAQPILFSHQLLCYISMLDRDRERFTDCLKRVSRSPLGAGALAGTSFPIDRSHAARILGFPGLVLNSIDAVSDRDVQIEFLACCAITMMHLSRFAEELVLWSSPEWDFVEWGDAFATGSSIMPQKKNPDMAELVRGKTGRVYGDLLALLTIMKGLPLAYNRDMQEDKEPLFDAADTVSACLGILASLLGDVKFRTKRPAADSQADQMLATELADYLVRKGLPFRKAHSIVGSIVRTSQAKNRALKDIELKEYRRFSRLFGKDLYRYLDPRTSLRNKKSSGSTSPGEVRKALRFWGKKLTARHR
- a CDS encoding diheme cytochrome c-553, translated to MQRLTGGLAVLIVLVVAVAVQIHAQTPAVKAQSSLAERGKYLVTICLCNDCHSPKAFTPKGPIIDTSRLLSGHPADAPMPTVSADSVIGVTPDRWGAVGNAHFTAWRGPWGTSFTMNLTPDTATGLGSWTEAMFIKALRTGKHMGKGRDILPPMPWEFVGKMTDRDLKSVFAYLKTLKPVSNAIPDPIPPPGTTKK
- a CDS encoding carboxypeptidase regulatory-like domain-containing protein, with the translated sequence MRNDTRAALLRSFLKSAALFLILVFGPGAGVRLICQAAYTPVLVHDGGTITGKVRLEGSSTKSDQMMCTQDNRSCGKSKHSPRLCIGKDRGLADAIIYLHGISKGKKFQDDQPCLIDQHNCEYHPHTLIVPVGSSLRIVNNDPILHNVHSYEAAKEPKTVFNIAQPIKGVKSSTRPLTKPGIINLTCDAGHPWMSGTIMVAEHPYYAITDKDGNFSLADVPPGSYTLRMWHEGITIVNKELEHEKVKKYEFEQPYEESRQVTVEPQSTVTANFELKLR
- a CDS encoding T9SS type A sorting domain-containing protein; this encodes MKNMGLILLIVLLAVPALSISQTSWKGTTSIDWSRASNWTNGVPTPTVDAIIGDASFTGANQPKLTASGSFCKSLTIGAGVKVSVLTISKGLTVSGNITIGANGTINHSGKNVLLTGNWINSGAYNGNASATIIFGGSVQTISGPTAFRAVTVNSGCTLKLNANISVAHQLDVNGILDPGESPTFTISGSGNFLGNASGTMLVKASTFAGNYAMSGGGSNFKNTSTVDYAATTVNQTVSNPATYGNLRISGALTKTLNTSLTVIGGDLTVASGTFDLSTFTANSSGGGAFLVVANGATLKIGGTNTFPSFYSTYSIGAASTVIYSGGNQAVALQTYGNLALSGSGGAAVKTFPAGSMTIAGNLTSTAGSGPSLSFTAGGAITVNGDISIGASTTFNGGSFSHRLGGNWTNNGTFTGATSTFTLSGVAKTIGGAGVTNFNNLTVTGSGISCAPATNLTVTGNFLTSGAGTFSQAGGGTLTMSGASKSISGAGITLNDFTASGSIGSAASFTVGGNLTASGSFIATGGTITMSGSSKTIGGAGTLTFFGLNVTGSVTTARSFSMKSDLSLAGTFSASAGTLTFSGTSTVSGTPALFNVVLNGTKLQLGTGCTLGVSGSLTLTAGVFDATSTTPNTVDYNASGAQAIASTTYNNLNLSTGGVKTAGGALSVNGNLTINAGATFNGGTLTHSISGNWINHGLFAANTSTVQLVGTRDASITGTTTFNALTINKSSSANLVVLNNSVTVGTMGMTSGTMHTGANSVTITSTRTGNGIIIGTITRTQAFSDGLSYAFEGPNNTVTFASGSGGVTSVTITVLQVAVADFIYASSINREYDVTVASGGGYQAALRLHYEDDELNGNIESLMQEWTFNGSAWVISGKTANDTVNNWVEQGGLSSIDGRWSLSDNQNVVAWNGSVSSAWEDSANWTTVQGTPTLPPSAFTIVLFGYAPFVNQPSLSSATSVKNIVFQSAQQTALTIAGGGSLASNGNITGQWSSPAAHSIDVGSQTLTAGGIINLSDGSNGNSINLNIGSGSVTVAGLLTQSGDATISWNGSGSLSLAGDFNYSGGTFSAGSGTMIYTGVRPQNVGGGISYNNLVIDKTAGTAVLSTPAVVAGNLTLSTAGTFSVGGSLSVAGDLTVSAGTTLDATSSTISVGGNWIRTGVFTAGTGTVAFNGGGSQSIGASTFNNLVVNKSGGMALPSDNLPVNGDLTVFAGILDLQGFTANRSVAGGTFTLTGTGTLRIGGSSAFPSNYSVYSIAGSSTVEYYGVSTQSVAAVQYGNLTLSNGGANAKTLAGSTAVSGDLLINSGATFAADSFAASIGGNWTNSGTFIPSTGSVTLGGSSKLLSGQTTFNNLTVTGSYTASGDVTVNGAMQVLGSYQAGATTTTFWGDFGNAGTFAGSGNVTFQGAGAQSIGLNSGFSNSGMVNFNGSVAPSFSDIAAPSLAGVNINNTAGVAPDLGWTVAGTFTVANGAMFTGGAFTHTFGANFTNNGAVSSTGILVYNPSAAATLAFLGTSFSSSGAVEIGGTGDISVNGGAPTFSSLIVSNTSANGVTPLSNWIVSGDLLIGGGATLNGGPALTHTVTGNWTDNGTFNGQTSTVALNSGSGSSLAGDGNTTFNGLTISGIVTAFSPFNVAADFADNGTFDATGVEVTFTGSSASTIGGTTTPVPFDILTVAKSSATAALAANLTGVSGLTVAGGTLDLLTFAVTQNVLGGVLSVNAGATLAVGGSNTLPTFDQYLLDTASTVLYDGTGSQTILSSPVYGNLAMSNTGTRTPDGALTVAGGISISGGTFTGGALTHLVGGNWSMTGGTFANSGTTIQFNGTLGQTIGSTGHFNNMTMNKPSGSCTAGTSFTVDGLLTFTSGNIVTGANKVIISQTGSVSRASGQVVGNLQKYIAAGPTSALFEIGDANVYAPVAVSFASVTSAGNLTAGDAPGDHPGISSSAVDANLDVNRSWSLTNGGIVFSACDATFNYAPSDVDPGADPSLFIAQKLDTSVWSFATVGVRTATSTQVTGVTSFSDFAFGILKHDTIFATSNTHGTITPSGPVRVLYGTDTSFTITPDPGFLRIDLVVDSVSVGPQANYAFTNVKKNHTIQAVFGYPAPHLTSVGPVSSSYRGQTLDFVFAGSNFYSGITSLNLGGGITVNTLIVPSPDTLIANLTIGPSATPGPRNFSVTNSGPGGGTSESVAFTILNHVPGNFSLATPADGDTVRLTTITHPVTFTWHPSADLDAFDTVTYILHLPGTPLGDSVTVRGDTAVSVEGLMSLLTPHSSYSWSVSATDGFDTVASTGTFTFRTSDTVTGVSGGLSGIPAEYALRQNYPNPFNPTTTIRFDLPHRSVVTLLVYNLLGEKVATLIDQRPMEAGYRQAGFDASTFPSGVYLYRLSADDRDGERFVRVGKMMLVR